TCTCATAATCTATAGTATAAGGGGCATACCAATGATATCAAATAATTTTATTTGTAAGTCTGCTTAATATAAATAGCTATTTCAGGTAACATAAACCTTTGTAATGAATAGCAAAGGAGAAGATTCAATGAGCGAAGAAGTAAACAATGATCAGCCAAAAGAGCAATCAGATAGAGAAAAAGAGTGGGAATATTTTGGAATCGGGCTTCAAGAGCTTGAGACTATGATAAAGCAAAAAGCCAAGCAGAGAAATGTACCAATGACGGACGTTATGATTGATTGGTTGGAGTTTGCACAGAGTCAGCTCGAAGATAAGTACGTAAATGTTCATCACACAATAAACCGTATTATTTATCTTATGCATGCTGAATATGTTGTTGATAACCCGGAAAAGAAGGATTAACCTCCGGTAGTTAATATATCGCTTTGGTATAAGATATTTAGTACAATTCTAAGTTGTTCTAATTATTTTCTAAAATTACTCGTTATATATTCTTAATTCCTCTAATTTTTGGTATAATTCCTTTAAGGCAACAAAGGATGGGAAGAGGAAATTACAATATTCTCAGGGTGCTCTTAGCTCTGATTTTGCTTAGCACTCTTATATCTTGCAGCTCTAAGCCTGCGCCGCAACCTCCGTCTGAACAACAGGCACAACGAAGCGAGCAGGATGAAATTTATCTCCAATACAATATTGAGCGTGGAAAAAGGCTAGTTGAGCTAGGTGGATGCTCAATGTGTCACACGCCTAAGATACAGACTCCCCTTGGCTATAAACCTGATAAAGATAGGTTTTTGTCAGGTTACGCGCAGGATCAGCCGCTTCCAGATCTTCCATTTAGAGAGATTATATCCGGGGAGGCGGAGAAAACTTTCTATACAACTGATGCGACTGTTTGGGTGGGCAGATGGGGTGTTAGTTTTGCCGCAAATCTTACTCCAGACGAACAAACAGGTATTGGATCAATGAAAGAAGAGGATTTTATAGAGATATTCCGCAAAAAAGAGCATTTCAGTCAAGAAAACCCACTTATTTCGCCAATGCCTACAAATGTATACTCTCAGCTTAGCTTTTTTGAGCTAAGATCAATTTATATATATCTTCAGACCTTGCCGCCAATAAAAAATGAAGTTCCATCCAAAATACCTCCACAAAGCGATCTGTTTGAAGGCCAGGAAAGTTGACTCTGAACTCTGTGTGATGTGTCCTGGAATTCAGAGAATCTTGGAGTTATAAGCAATACTATATAAGCGTATTCTATCTGTAATTTGCAAAATTATTATCCGCCAGCATACTAAATATTATTATTAAGATAGTACGAGGGTCTAAATGATAAACAGCGTAGATGAGTTCATAGAAGAATTTAATAAGCATAAGGACAAGGTTGAGTGGTATCTTCATGCTCCAACACCGTTTGCCGATCACACACAGATAAGAGGTCGTGACGTGCTTTGCAGCCCAATGACTGTTATGTGCACTCCTCCTGTACACGCTTACCTTGATTTCATAGACCTTGAAGCAGATATTCACCATACATTTGTCCGGGTGATATCAGCAGCATCTGATCATAGCCTCTTTGGGCTTCGTGAGGCTGTTGAAAAATTCCCGTACGACAAATTCCCTATGAGCAGGGCTCCAGAGGCTCTAGAGCTTCGCCTGCGTCTTTTAGAAGTACTTGGTATAGAAGATAACCTAACTGCAAAGGGCGGAAGCTCTGAAGAAGGCGCATTTTAAATAATCCCCAATAAAAAAAGCTCCCGCCCAGAACGAACCAACTGGACAGGAGCACAAAAAGTATTGGGTAATTCTGAGTGTAGCTGAAATATCAAAAACCCTAAGCTCATGCATCGAACCATTACTTAATAATGTTGTATTAACCCTCTAAGTCTATTAATATTGGAATTATATAAACCTCAGTGCGGCTAAGGAGGGAGCTATGGACTATAACACAGTCAGAAAAAGAGAGCTCAGAATAAATAATCTCAAATTAGCTAAAAGATTAGCAAGAGATTATGATCCCTTAAGAAAAACTATAATCCTACTACCAGGCGGCGGTGGGTCGCTTCTTGAGCGCAGTGAAGAGAAATATGACAACCCAAACCCTGGTTCTTTTGAATATGAGGAGGTTTGGATTGATCTGGGCATATTCAAGCCTGCCAGAGATGCACACAAGTTAGAGATTCAAGATGACGGCCGAGATAAGGGTGATAAAATCATAATTCCCAATGGTCCCCTTGATTTCTTGGTTAAACCCTACGACGGAACAAAAAAGTTCTTTAAATTGAGGGATTACA
This region of Thermodesulfobacteriota bacterium genomic DNA includes:
- a CDS encoding diheme cytochrome c-553 translates to MGRGNYNILRVLLALILLSTLISCSSKPAPQPPSEQQAQRSEQDEIYLQYNIERGKRLVELGGCSMCHTPKIQTPLGYKPDKDRFLSGYAQDQPLPDLPFREIISGEAEKTFYTTDATVWVGRWGVSFAANLTPDEQTGIGSMKEEDFIEIFRKKEHFSQENPLISPMPTNVYSQLSFFELRSIYIYLQTLPPIKNEVPSKIPPQSDLFEGQES